One genomic segment of Pristiophorus japonicus isolate sPriJap1 unplaced genomic scaffold, sPriJap1.hap1 HAP1_SCAFFOLD_29, whole genome shotgun sequence includes these proteins:
- the LOC139248136 gene encoding histone H1-like, protein MTDTAAAETAPPAAVAQTKAPSKKKKAAPRSGPAGPKLGDQILKVVADGKDRRGTSLAAIKKALAAKGVDVEKRGFQIRSSIKKNVMNGSLKQIKGTGASGSFKVANTDPQGKVGKKVKKPAAKKSPAKKAAAKKSPVKKAAAKKSPVKKATAKKSPAKKAAAKKSPVKKATAKKTSTKKALTAKKTAKGPAGKKAAVKKPKSLKKVKAAKKVENPRVKATSKSAKAKKAAPKK, encoded by the coding sequence ATGACTGATactgcagccgccgaaacggctcctcctgccgccgtcgctcaaaccaaggctcccagcaagaagaagaAGGCGGCTCCCCGCTCCGGGCCAGCCGGTCCCAAGTTGGGCGAccagatcctcaaggttgtggctGATGGCAAGGATCGCAGGGGAACGTCCttggccgcgataaagaaggctctggcggccaaaggcgtcGATGTGGAGAAGCGCGGCTTCCAGATTAGGTCCAGTATCAAGAAGAATGTGATGAATGGttccctgaagcagatcaagggcacgggcgcctcgggctcatTCAAAGTCGCTAATACAGAtccccaggggaaagtgggaaagaaggtgaagaagccagcagccaagaaatctccagcaaagaaagcagcagccaagaaatctccagtaaagaaagcagcagccaagaaatctccagtaaagaaagcaacagccaagaaatctccagcaaagaaagcagcagccaagaaatctccagtaaAGAAAGCAACAGCCAAGAAAACGAGCACCAAAAAGGCGCTAACGGCAAAAAAGACAGCGAAAGGGCCGGCTGGGAAGAAGGCGGCGGTGAAGAAGCCCAAGAGCCTCAAGAAAgtgaaggcggccaaaaaggtggaGAACCCGAGGGTCAAGGCCACGTCCAAATCAGCAAAGGCCAAGAAAGCAGCacccaaaaagtaa